One window of Silurus meridionalis isolate SWU-2019-XX chromosome 9, ASM1480568v1, whole genome shotgun sequence genomic DNA carries:
- the ptp4a1 gene encoding protein tyrosine phosphatase type IVA 1, whose amino-acid sequence MARMNRPAPVEIKYKNMRFLITHNPTNATLNKFIEELKKYGVTTVVRVCEATYDANLVAKDGIQVLDWPFDDGAPPSNQIVEDWLNLLRIKFREEPGCCIAVHCVAGLGRAPVLVALALIECGMKYEDAVQFIRQKRRGAFNSKQLVYLEKYRPKMRLRFKDPNGHRNNCCIQ is encoded by the exons atggcTCGTATGAATAGACCCGCCCCCGTGGAGATCAAGTATAAAAACATGAGGTTCCTCATCACCCATAATCCAACCAATGCCACTCTAAACAAATTCATTGAG GAACTAAAGAAGTATGGGGTGACAACGGTTGTTAGAGTGTGTGAGGCGACGTACGATGCCAACTTGGTGGCTAAAGATGGCATTCAGGTTCTG GATTGGCCGTTTGATGACGGAGCTCCTCCTTCGAACCAGATTGTTGAGGACTGGTTAAATCTGCTGCGGATTAAGTTCAGGGAGGAGCCAGGCTGCTGCATCGCTGTTCACTGTGTGGCTGGCCTTGGGAG AGCACCAGTCCTTGTTGCCCTCGCTTTGATTGAGTGTGGAATGAAGTATGAAGATGCTGTCCAGTTCATCCGACA GAAGCGTCGTGGAgcgttcaacagcaagcagctcGTCTACCTGGAGAAATATCGCCCAAAGATGCGTCTTCGCTTCAAAGATCCAAACGGCCATCGCAACAACTGCTGCATCCAGTAG
- the col9a1a gene encoding collagen, type IX, alpha 1a isoform X2: MAYANRLRTSLLVIFLQIFLICSAQRGPPGPRGLPGPPGFPGIDGIDGERGPGPGSDGPPGQAGDDGKNGSNGLPGNPGADGLTGPVGDPGPVGPIGPKGEPGDPGLRGKPGVGEDGEAGADGEDGLPGELGKPGPPGSRGVRGATGRPGLAGPRGPPGVWSGEELCPNSCTHGLNGHSGQAGMKGHKGVKGESGEPGRQGHKGEEGDQGPLGEHGVQGKTGPQGLRGITGLMGPKGDRGSRGVDGSVGPQGIQGAPGDQGQRGKVGETGPRGAPGILGLPGILGLPGPKGQAGLPGIDAREGIPGLPGVNGIPGKAGPPGDAGPQGLPGLPGIPGANGQTGPKGNSGDPGVAGPIGNNGKQGERGEQGEVGPVGPRGGPGERGVRGPDGPQGQPGSRGPKGNLGLPGFPGEAGFPGQKGDRGAVGLTGPKGEQGAPGEEGTPGEKGDGGDQGEPGEKGSLGKPGDSGNKGPEGMRGQQGIEGEPGLPGPRGMQGDRGERGLPGSHGQPGKGPTDKHIKHVCMRVMQACSACCELNEARVRRRRVARSSRSTRPPWITWRERFPRTHRSQRVARS, encoded by the exons ATGGCGTATGCCAACAGACTCCGGACATCCTTACTGGTGATTTTTCTGCAAATATTCCTCATCTGTTCTGCACAG agggGCCCACCTGGTCCCAGGGGGTTACCTGGCCCTCCAGGTTTCCCTGGAATCGATGGCATTGAT GGAGAGAGAGGTCCAGGTCCTGGTTCGGATGGTCCTCCT GGCCAAGCTGGAGATGATGGGAAAAACGGTTCTAACGGACTTCCAGGAAATCCTGGAGCAGAC GGTTTGACTGGGCCTGTTGGGGATCCTGGTCCAGTTGGGCCCATTGGACCAAAA GGTGAACCCGGTGATCCTGGCCTGAGAGGAAAACCT GGAGTTGGAGAGGACGGAGAAGCT GGTGCAGACGGAGAGGATGGATTGCCAGGAGAATTAGGAAAACCCGGACCTCCA GGAAGCCGGGGAGTGCGAGGAGCCACGGGCCGTCCAGGACTGGCAGGACCCAGA GGGCCTCCTGGTGTTTGGAGTGGTGAAGAATTG TGTCCGAATTCCTGCACGCATGGACTGAACGGCCATAGCGGACAAGCAGGGATGAAG GGCCACAAAGGTGTCAAAGGTGAATCCGGAGAACCAGGAAGACAAGGACACAAG GGTGAAGAGGGAGACCAAGGGCCCCTCGGAGAACATGGAGTGCAaggaaaaact GGTCCGCAGGGACTCAGAGGAATCACTGGTCTGATGGGTCCTAAAGGCGACCGG GGTTCTCGTGGGGTAGACGGCAGCGTGGGTCCTCAGGGAATTCAAGGAGCTCCT GGTGATCAAGGCCAAAGAGGAAAAGTGGGCGAGACTGGACCAAGAGGTGCTCCA GGCATTCTGGGACTTCCAGGCATTTTAGGTTTACCAGGACCTAAAGGACAAGCT GGCTTGCCAGGAATAGATGCTCGTGAGGGAATCCCCGGATTGCCAGGCGTGAAC ggAATCCCTGGGAAAGCAGGCCCTCCAGGCGATGCTGGCCCTCAAGGCCTGCCT GGTTTGCCAGGAATTCCAGGTGCCAATGGGCAGACTGGACCAAAG GGAAACTCTGGTGACCCAGGCGTAGCAGGACCGATTGGGAACAACGGAAAACAA GGTGAACGTGGAGAACAGGGCGAAGTTGGACCAGTGGGGCCAAGAGGTGGACCA GGTGAGAGAGGGGTGAGGGGTCCAGATGGGCCTCAAGGGCAGCCAGGTTCAAGG GGACCTAAAGGGAACCTCGGTCTACCTGGTTTTCCAGGTGAAGCCGGTTTTCCTGGTCAGAAAGGTGACAGG GGCGCAGTTGGACTCACCGGGCCCAAAGGGGAGCAG gGTGCACCTGGTGAAGAGGGCACGCCCGGAGAAAAAGGCGACGGt GGTGATCAAGGGGAACCGGGCGAGAAAGGTTCA CTGGGAAAACCAGGCGATTCCGGAAACAAAGGTCCGGAGGGAATGCGTGGACAGCAGGGAATTGAAGGTGAACCGGGTCTCCCGGGACCCAGAGGGATGCAGGGAGACCGCGGAGAGCGAGGCTTACCCGGGTCACATGGACAACCG GGTAAAGGACCCACAGACAAACACATCAAGCACGTCTGCATGAGGGTTATGCAAG CTTGCTCAGCTTGCTGCGAGCTTAACGAGGCCAGAGTCCGGCGTCGCCGGGTTGCCAGGTCCTCCCGGTCCACCCGGCCCCCTTGGATCACCTGGAGAGAGCGGTTTCCCAGGACACACAGGAGCCAGAGGGTTGCCAGGTCTTAA
- the col9a1a gene encoding collagen, type IX, alpha 1a isoform X1, which yields MAYANRLRTSLLVIFLQIFLICSAQRGPPGPRGLPGPPGFPGIDGIDGERGPGPGSDGPPGQAGDDGKNGSNGLPGNPGADGLTGPVGDPGPVGPIGPKGEPGDPGLRGKPGVGEDGEAGADGEDGLPGELGKPGPPGSRGVRGATGRPGLAGPRGPPGVWSGEELCPNSCTHGLNGHSGQAGMKGHKGVKGESGEPGRQGHKGEEGDQGPLGEHGVQGKTGPQGLRGITGLMGPKGDRGSRGVDGSVGPQGIQGAPGDQGQRGKVGETGPRGAPGILGLPGILGLPGPKGQAGLPGIDAREGIPGLPGVNGIPGKAGPPGDAGPQGLPGLPGIPGANGQTGPKGNSGDPGVAGPIGNNGKQGERGEQGEVGPVGPRGGPGERGVRGPDGPQGQPGSRGPKGNLGLPGFPGEAGFPGQKGDRGAVGLTGPKGEQGAPGEEGTPGEKGDGGDQGEPGEKGSLGKPGDSGNKGPEGMRGQQGIEGEPGLPGPRGMQGDRGERGLPGSHGQPGKGPTDKHIKHVCMRVMQEQLAQLAASLTRPESGVAGLPGPPGPPGPLGSPGESGFPGHTGARGLPGLKGPPGIIGQKGPKGNTGDRGDRGPAVQGPKGIPGLPGLPGEPGQPAYGNDGRDGIKGPRGEPGMAGIPGPPGPHGLNGYCEPSQCVLKEPPPSPNNIKGPDAL from the exons ATGGCGTATGCCAACAGACTCCGGACATCCTTACTGGTGATTTTTCTGCAAATATTCCTCATCTGTTCTGCACAG agggGCCCACCTGGTCCCAGGGGGTTACCTGGCCCTCCAGGTTTCCCTGGAATCGATGGCATTGAT GGAGAGAGAGGTCCAGGTCCTGGTTCGGATGGTCCTCCT GGCCAAGCTGGAGATGATGGGAAAAACGGTTCTAACGGACTTCCAGGAAATCCTGGAGCAGAC GGTTTGACTGGGCCTGTTGGGGATCCTGGTCCAGTTGGGCCCATTGGACCAAAA GGTGAACCCGGTGATCCTGGCCTGAGAGGAAAACCT GGAGTTGGAGAGGACGGAGAAGCT GGTGCAGACGGAGAGGATGGATTGCCAGGAGAATTAGGAAAACCCGGACCTCCA GGAAGCCGGGGAGTGCGAGGAGCCACGGGCCGTCCAGGACTGGCAGGACCCAGA GGGCCTCCTGGTGTTTGGAGTGGTGAAGAATTG TGTCCGAATTCCTGCACGCATGGACTGAACGGCCATAGCGGACAAGCAGGGATGAAG GGCCACAAAGGTGTCAAAGGTGAATCCGGAGAACCAGGAAGACAAGGACACAAG GGTGAAGAGGGAGACCAAGGGCCCCTCGGAGAACATGGAGTGCAaggaaaaact GGTCCGCAGGGACTCAGAGGAATCACTGGTCTGATGGGTCCTAAAGGCGACCGG GGTTCTCGTGGGGTAGACGGCAGCGTGGGTCCTCAGGGAATTCAAGGAGCTCCT GGTGATCAAGGCCAAAGAGGAAAAGTGGGCGAGACTGGACCAAGAGGTGCTCCA GGCATTCTGGGACTTCCAGGCATTTTAGGTTTACCAGGACCTAAAGGACAAGCT GGCTTGCCAGGAATAGATGCTCGTGAGGGAATCCCCGGATTGCCAGGCGTGAAC ggAATCCCTGGGAAAGCAGGCCCTCCAGGCGATGCTGGCCCTCAAGGCCTGCCT GGTTTGCCAGGAATTCCAGGTGCCAATGGGCAGACTGGACCAAAG GGAAACTCTGGTGACCCAGGCGTAGCAGGACCGATTGGGAACAACGGAAAACAA GGTGAACGTGGAGAACAGGGCGAAGTTGGACCAGTGGGGCCAAGAGGTGGACCA GGTGAGAGAGGGGTGAGGGGTCCAGATGGGCCTCAAGGGCAGCCAGGTTCAAGG GGACCTAAAGGGAACCTCGGTCTACCTGGTTTTCCAGGTGAAGCCGGTTTTCCTGGTCAGAAAGGTGACAGG GGCGCAGTTGGACTCACCGGGCCCAAAGGGGAGCAG gGTGCACCTGGTGAAGAGGGCACGCCCGGAGAAAAAGGCGACGGt GGTGATCAAGGGGAACCGGGCGAGAAAGGTTCA CTGGGAAAACCAGGCGATTCCGGAAACAAAGGTCCGGAGGGAATGCGTGGACAGCAGGGAATTGAAGGTGAACCGGGTCTCCCGGGACCCAGAGGGATGCAGGGAGACCGCGGAGAGCGAGGCTTACCCGGGTCACATGGACAACCG GGTAAAGGACCCACAGACAAACACATCAAGCACGTCTGCATGAGGGTTATGCAAG AGCAGCTTGCTCAGCTTGCTGCGAGCTTAACGAGGCCAGAGTCCGGCGTCGCCGGGTTGCCAGGTCCTCCCGGTCCACCCGGCCCCCTTGGATCACCTGGAGAGAGCGGTTTCCCAGGACACACAGGAGCCAGAGGGTTGCCAGGTCTTAAAGGGCCTCCTGGGATTATTGGTCAAAAAGGACCTAAAG GTAACACTGGAGACCGAGGAGACAGAGGACCTGCAGTACAAGGGCCTAAAGGCATTCCTGGGCTACCAGGTCTACCAG GTGAACCCGGGCAGCCGGCGTACGGCAATGACGGACGCGATGGCATCAAAGGGCCTCGTGGTGAACCGGGAATGGCCGGCATTCCAGGACCACCTGGGCCTCACGGTCTTAACGGATACTGCGAACCGTCACAGTGTGTCCTCAAAGAACCACCACCATCTCCCAATAACATAAAGGGACCGGAtgcactttaa
- the c9h6orf120 gene encoding UPF0669 protein C6orf120 homolog, with product MVCFRILFLLVLLSQVQESTQAFEEFSVPDEWVLLHVVQGHVGAGNYSYLRLNHDGRIVLHMLSLKGDADLYVSDKTLRPDFDTYKLQSATCGHDVVVVPNDFVRPVGIGIYGHPFYLESEFEMRVFHDQTALTEDLFEKDLYSSEQNHEQPKYPQPGTGEEFDDEEPILWTILIGILKIILEILF from the coding sequence ATGGTGTGTTTCCGTATTCTGTTCCTGCTGGTACTCCTCTCTCAGGTCCAAGAATCAACCCAGGCCTTCGAGGAGTTTTCCGTGCCTGACGAATGGGTCCTGCTTCACGTTGTCCAAGGCCATGTCGGCGCGGGAAACTACAGCTACCTGCGGCTCAACCACGATGGACGCATCGTTCTGCACATGCTCAGCCTTAAAGGCGACGCCGACCTCTACGTCTCGGACAAGACGCTGCGCCCAGATTTCGATACCTATAAGCTTCAGTCGGCAACCTGTGGCCATGACGTGGTCGTGGTTCCCAACGACTTCGTTAGACCGGTGGGCATCGGGATCTACGGGCACCCGTTTTACCTGGAGAGCGAGTTCGAGATGAGAGTGTTTCACGATCAGACCGCGTTAACCGAGGATCTGTTTGAAAAGGATTTGTATTCTTCAGAGCAAAATCACGAACAGCCCAAATACCCACAGCCGGGCACTGGGGAGGAGTTTGATGACGAGGAGCCCATCCTGTGGACCATTCTCATCGGGATCCTGAAGATAATACTTGAAATTTTGTTTTGA
- the mrpl4 gene encoding 39S ribosomal protein L4, mitochondrial, protein MRPGVALYVIHPRRRAHAPRPSRIRFGRCVGDFVLVCVNLGRIMFRASFTICTRRFCSRLVSSISGESALPSNLRLPSNLIGVPRKKAAVPTASELPVLRRCDADIPSHLAPVQTWLHSLGSYDSEPLGVVDLHPDVFSVPVRLDILHAVEVWQRNFKRISHAKVKSRAEVRGGGRKPWKQKGGGRARQGSIRSPLWRGGGVAHGPRGPTSYYYMLPMKVRVQGLKIALTAKLAQDYLHVIDTLEIPTPDPHYLEELVRHRQWGESVLIVDVGEEFSDNVLQATANMKTINIIPAIGLNVHSMLKHESLVLTLEAVKFLEKKLLWHDCRFTPLYPFKLPYSDLP, encoded by the exons ATGCGACCAGGAGTCGCGCTGTACGTCATACATCCGCGACGGCGCGCTCACGCACCACGACCTTCTAGAATACGATTCGGACGATGTGTCGGTGATttcgtgcttgtgtgtgttaatttggGCAGAATTATGTTTCGTGCATCTTTCACGATATGTACCAGACGCTTTTGTTCCCGG CTGGTGTCGTCCATCTCTGGAGAAAGCGCGCTCCCGTCAAATTTGCGTCTTCCTTCCAATCTAATCGGAGTTCCGAGAAAAA AGGCAGCCGTCCCCACCGCCTCGGAGCTTCCAGTTCTGCGCAGATGCGATGCTGATATTCCGTCCCATCTCGCGCCTGTTCAGACGTGGTTGCACTCCTTAGGCAGTTATGACAGCGAGCCGTTGGGGGTCGTGGATCTTCACCCCGATGTGTTTTCTGTTCCAGTCAG GCTCGATATACTCCATGCTGTGGAGGTCTGGCAGAGGAACTTCAAAAGAATT AGCCATGCCAAGGTGAAGAGCCGGGCAGAGGTCAGAGGAGGAGGCAGAAAGCCCTGGAAACAGAAGGGAGGTGGACGCGCTCGCCAAGGAAGCATTCGCTCCCCTTTATGGAGAGGAG GTGGAGTTGCTCATGGTCCAAGAGGACCAACCAGTTATTACTACATGCTGCCCATGAAGGTGCGTGTACAAGGCCTGAAAATCGCCCTGACCGCCAAACTTGCACAG GATTATCTTCACGTTATTGACACTTTGGAGATTCCCACTCCGGACCCACACTATCTGGAGGAACTGGTCAGACACAGGCAGTGGGGAGAGTCAGTCCTGATCGTGGATGT AGGGGAGGAGTTTTCTGACAACGTTCTACAGGCCACAGCAAACATGAAGACTATTAATATCATTCCAGCTATAG GTTTGAATGTTCACAGCATGCTGAAACACGAGAGTCTGGTCCTCACGCTGGAGGCTGTGAAGTTTCTAGAAAAGAAGTTGCTGTGGCACGACTGCCGCTTCACCCCGCTCTACCCTTTCAAATTGCCCTATAGTGACCTGCCGTAG